The following nucleotide sequence is from Psychroflexus torquis ATCC 700755.
TAAGTGAAAAAGAAACTTATTTTATCCGACATTTAAATGTTAAGGTGGTGTAAATACATTTTTAGGAGTTGTAGTGACTTGAGAAAGGAATAAATCAGTTTTATTAGCTTTTTAAATGGTATTTTCAACTGGTCATGTGTTTTTATTCTTTTTATTTACTAGAAAGCAAAGAGAAAAAATTTAAACACAGATAGAGTTTAAGTAAATCCTTCACTAAAAAAAATATGGAGTACGATTATATTATCATAGGTAGTGGTTTCGGAGGTTCGGTTAGTGCTTTGCGATTATCTGAAAAGGGATATAAGGTTTTAGTCATTGAGAAAGGCAAATGGTACGAAGCCAAAGATTTCCCCAAAACCAACTGGAACTTTAGAAAGTGGCTATGGATACCCTTTTTAAGGTTTTTTGGTATTATGAAACTTTCCGTTTTCAAACATATCGCCATAATTTCTGGTACTGGCGTTGGAGGAGGCTCCTTGGTTTACGCCAACACTTTACCTACCCCTAAATCTGCTTTTTTCAATTCTGGAAGCTGGAAGGACTTAAAGGATTGGGAAAGTGAATTGAAGCCTTATTACGATGAAGCCTTAAGAATGTTGGGAGCTACAAAAAATCCAGAATTGTTTGACGGAGATTTGGGTCTCCAAAAGGTAGCCGAAAACTTAGACATCAAGAAGAAATTTGCCCCAACTCGTGTTGCCGTATTTTTCGGAAAACCCGGTCAAACCCAAAAAGACCCCTATTTTAATGGCCAAGGGCCGGAACGCTCTGGGTGTAATTTTTGTGGAGCTTGTATGACGGGTTGTAGACATAATGCAAAAAACACACTCGATAAAAACTACCTCTACTTCGCTCAAAAAAACGGTGCAGAAATACTGGCCGAAAATGAAGTTTATGATGTTCAACCTGTTGCCACTAAAGACGATTCTCAAGGGTATAACGTCTTTTTAAAAAGCAGCACAAAATTATTCAGCAAACGCAAGACACTAAAAACTAAAGGGGTAATATTCTCAGGAGGAGTTTTGGGTACAGTAAAATTACTGCTAAAACTTAAAAAGAAATCCCTGCCTAATTTATCAGATAAACTGGGTGAAGATATCCGAAGTAACAATGAAACCCTAGTAAGTGTTACCGGACTGGACAAAGACAAAAACTATTCGAAAGGGGTTGCCATAGGAAGTATCCTAGACACTGATGAAAACAGTCATCTCGAAATTTGCAGATATGGTGAAGGCTCCGATGCTTGGAAGCTAGCTCATTTACCATACGTGACGGGATCAAATGTAGTATCGCGTCTGTTTAAAATTTTCATAAAACTCTTAAAACATCCCATTGATTATTTCAAGATTTATTTTGTGAACGGTTGGGCCAAGAACACAGTTGTTTTACTTTTTATGCAAACTCTGGACAGTACCTTAAAATTTAAACGAAACGCTCTGGGGCAGATGACTTCAACCGTTAGTTCAGGAAAGGCTCCTACACCTTTTATCCCAGAATCTATAAAACTGGTTAAAGCTTACCGCAAAGCGATAAACGGAGTGAGCACCTCTTTTTCTTTAGAAACATTGGCGGGTATACCGTCTACAGCACATATTTTAGGGGGAGCCGTTATGGGAAAGAATCCTTCTTCTGGGGTAATCGATAAGGACAATAAAGTTTTTAACTATCAGAACCTTTATGTG
It contains:
- a CDS encoding GMC oxidoreductase, producing MEYDYIIIGSGFGGSVSALRLSEKGYKVLVIEKGKWYEAKDFPKTNWNFRKWLWIPFLRFFGIMKLSVFKHIAIISGTGVGGGSLVYANTLPTPKSAFFNSGSWKDLKDWESELKPYYDEALRMLGATKNPELFDGDLGLQKVAENLDIKKKFAPTRVAVFFGKPGQTQKDPYFNGQGPERSGCNFCGACMTGCRHNAKNTLDKNYLYFAQKNGAEILAENEVYDVQPVATKDDSQGYNVFLKSSTKLFSKRKTLKTKGVIFSGGVLGTVKLLLKLKKKSLPNLSDKLGEDIRSNNETLVSVTGLDKDKNYSKGVAIGSILDTDENSHLEICRYGEGSDAWKLAHLPYVTGSNVVSRLFKIFIKLLKHPIDYFKIYFVNGWAKNTVVLLFMQTLDSTLKFKRNALGQMTSTVSSGKAPTPFIPESIKLVKAYRKAINGVSTSFSLETLAGIPSTAHILGGAVMGKNPSSGVIDKDNKVFNYQNLYVIDGAMISANPGVNPSLSITAIAEHAMHQIPAKK